The Dokdonia sp. 4H-3-7-5 genomic interval TTCCAGCCTATCATGTGCCAGCACTGTAACCACGCACCATGTGAAACAGTTTGTCCAGTTGCAGCATCTGCACACGGTAAGCAAGGTCAAAACCATATGACGTACAACCGTTGTGTAGGTACTAGATATTGTGCAAATAACTGTCCATATAAAGTACGTCGTTTTAACTGGTTCCTATATAACGGGAATGATGAGTTTGATTACCACATGAATAACGACCTTGGTCGTATGGTAATTAACCCAGACGTAACAGTTCGTTCACGAGGAGTTATGGAGAAATGTTCTATGTGTATTCAAATGACACAGAAGACTATTCTTGATGCAAAGCGTGATGGACGTAAAGTAAAAGACGGAGAGTTTGCTACAGCTTGCTCTAACGCTTGTACAAGTGGAGCTCTTGCCTTTGGAGATATAAACGATAAGGAAAGTGAAATTGAAACGCTTAGAACAGATGATCGTATGTATCACTTGCTTGAGCATGTAGGAACAAAACCTAATGTATTTTACCAGACAATGGTACGTAATACAGAAGAAGCATAAAAACAACTAATCTAAAGACTAATTATATAGGATTATGGCGCATTACGAAGCACCTATACGAAGACCACTAGTTACCGGAGATAAAACTTATCACGATGTAACTTTAGATATAGTCGCTCCTGTTGAAGGACGAGCTAATAAATCATGGTGGATCGTATTCTCTATCGCACTTGTTGCTTTCTTATGGGGAATAGGCTGTATTATCTATACTGTAACAAACGGTATTGGTAGTTGGGGTCTAAACAAAACCGTAGGATGGGCTTGGGATATTACCAACTTTGTATGGTGGGTAGGAATCGGGCACGCAGGAACATTGATATCTGCGGTACTATTATTATTCCGTCAGAAGTGGCGTATGGCAATTAACCGCTCGGCAGAGGCGATGACTATCTTCTCTGTAGTTCAAGCTGGTTTATTTCCTATTATCCACATGGGCCGTCCATGGCTAGCGTATTGGGTACTTCCTATACCTAATCAATTTGGTTCTCTATGGGTAAACTTTAACTCACCGCTACTATGGGATGTATTTGCAATTTCTACATATCTTTCTGTATCACTGGTGTTTTGGTGGACTGGATTGCTTCCTGATTTTGCGATGATACGTGATAGAGCTGTAAAGCCTTTCCAAAAGAAGATTTATAGTCTACTTGCCTTTGGTTGGTCTGGTAGAGCAAAAGATTGGCAGCGTTTTGAAGAAGTGTCTTTGGTACTTGCAGGTCTAGCAACACCATTAGTACTTTCGGTACACACGATTGTATCTTTTGACTTTGCGACATCGGTAATACCTGGGTGGCACACCACGATTTTCCCTCCTTACTTTGTTGCAGGAGCGGTTTTCTCAGGGTTTGCCATGGTAAATACACTTCTTATTATAATGCGTAAAGTTGTAAGTCTTGAAGCTTACATTACTGTTCAACATATTGAGCTTATGAACATCGTAATTATGATTACGGGTTCTATAGTAGGTGTTGCTTATATTACAGAGTTGTTTATGGCTTGGTATTCTGGTGTAGAATATGAGCAGTATGCATTCTTAAACAGGGCTACTGGTCCTTATGCATGGTCTTATTGGGCAATGATGACATGTAATGTGTTTTCTCCACAGTTTATGTGGTTTCCTAAGTTGAGAAGATCAATAATGTTTTCTTTTATTATTTCTATTGTAGTAAATATAGGAATGTGGTTTGAGCGTTTCGTGATTATTGTAACTTCACTTCACCGTGATTATTTACCTTCATCATGGACAATGTTCTCACCTACATTTGTAGATATAGGTATCTTTATAGGTACTATAGGTTTCTTCTTTGTATTGTTCTTATTATATGCCCGTACATTCCCGGTGATTGCACAAGCAGAAGTAAAAACAATCATGAAGTCTTCTGGAGAGCGTTACAAGAAATTACGTGAGTCAGGACAATCATTAGTAGGTACAGGAGCAGATCCTCGTACATCTGGTGGGCCTGTAAAAATTAATCTTGATGGTGCATATATTGCAAAACCTCAGGAGGTCTCTGAAGGGGAAACTATAATAGCTGAGGATAATCATGGTGCTGTATCGTTAACCGATCGCTTGGGATCATTTGACGCTGCAACACAAAAAGCAGATGATCTAAAGGTTATTAACGGCATTGGTCCAAAGATGGAAGAGAAACTTAATGTTCTAGGCATTTACACGTACGAGCAGGTAAGTAGAATGACATCTAGTGAGTATTCGTTACTTGATAATCTAACTGGATCATTTCCTGGTCGTGCAGAGCGCGATGACTGGGCTGGTCAAGCTAACAATCTTAAATAATTAAGTATGGCATCTACAGTTATACACGCAATATATACAGATGACGACATTCTTATGAATGCTGTTAAAGAGGTAAAGAAGAAGCATCTTCATATTAATGATATATTTACCCCTTTCCCTGTACACGGACTTGACAAGGCCATGGGTCTTGCCCCTACTCGTCTTGCAATTACAGCATTTCTTTATGGATGTGTTGGTATTACAGTGGCGACATTAATGATGAACTTCATAATGATTGAAGATTGGCCGCAGAATATTGGTGGTAAACCTTCTTTTAGTTACATAGAAAACATGCCTGCTTTTGTGCCTATCATGTTTGAACTTACAGTGTTTTTTGCTGCTCACTTGATGGTTATAACTTTCTACTTAAGAAGTAGATTGTGGCCATTTAAGAAGGCTGAAAATCCAGATGTACGTACAACAGATGATCATTTCCTTATGGAAATAGACGCAACTGGTAAGGATGGAGAGGAGCTCGCAAACTTTTTAGTTACAACTGGAGCTGTAGAAATTAATTTAATTGCAAACGAAGCATAAGCCAACGCAATGAAGAATATATCTAAAATAGCTATTTTATTAATTGCCTTTGCAAGTGTTATCTCTTGCCAAGATGATAATAAACCTAACTATCAGTATATGCCTAATATGTATGAGTCCGTAGGTTACGAGACTTATGGTAAATATGAGGTTTTTCCTGATGGTTATGAAGCACTTGAACCTGCAGAAGGATCTGTTATGAGAGGTTGGATGCCTTATGATTTTGAAAATACTCCAGAAGGTAAAGCTTCCGCAAAAGCTGATTTGAAAAATCCGCTTCCACTTACAGAAGACAATTATGTAAAGGGTAACGAACTGTATAATATTTACTGTTCAATCTGTCACGGTGTAAAAGGTGATGGTAAGGGTAATCTTGCGAAACGCGAGAAAATACTAGGTGTACCTGCCTATAACGATGCCGGTAGAGCTATTACTGAAGGCAGTGTATATCACGTAATGTACTATGGTATTAACTCTATGGGGTCTTATGCTTCTCAAATGACTGAAGACGAGCTTTGGATGGTTGATCACTATGTAATGGGGCTTAAAGATGCACTAGATGGTAAGCCGCAGAGAGAGTTTACTGCTTCCGAAATCATTTCGGAGATGACTGAAGGTAAGATTGACACTGATTTAAACGAGGGCGCAGTCGATGCTATTCCAGGTCCAGAATCTGAGCCAATGAATGCTCAAGGTAACGAACAAAACTAATTAACGGAACAACCGATATTTAAGATATGTATACATTATCTAAGAACTTAAAATTATCAGCTATCATTTTTATGGTAGTAGGGGCGTTACTATTTGCAGTTGATGCAATGTTTATGCCTTCTTCAATATCAGATATTGAAGCTATGCATGCTGGTGATGATCACGGCACTGGTCATGAAGTAGCAGAAGTAAATGATTCACACGGATCTATTGCCACAGCAAAGGGTCACAGTGAAGATCATGCAGTTGCTAGTCATCAAGCCGAAGAGGGTCATGCTATGAGCGAAGCAGAACACAACCAACATCTTTTGGATGGATATAAAAATAAGCCATGGTCTGCAGTATATGTTGCAGCATTCTTCTTCTTTATGATATCATTAGGGTGTCTAGCGTTTTATGCCGTGCAATATGCAGCTCAAGCTGGATGGTCACCTTTATTATTAAGGGTAATGGAGGCAATAACGGGATATCTACTACCTGGGAGTATTATTATGTTGATTTTGTTAGCCCTTTCTGGTTTTCATTTTAATCATATTTTTCATTGGATGGCAGATGGAATAACGGATCCAACGAGTGAGAACTATGATAAGTTAATCGCAGGAAAGGCAGATTGGTTAAATGTTCCATGGTTATTGATTAGAGCCGTAATATTTATAGCGGGTTGGAATGTATATAGATTTTTTGCTGTTAAATTTTCTAAAGAGCAAGACGAGGCTACCGATAATAGATCGCACAAGAAATCGTTTAAACTTGCTGCAGCATTCTTGGTATTCTTTTTGTACACTGAGTCTATGATGTCTTGGGATTGGATTATGTCAATCGATCCGCACTGGTTTAGTACTTTATTTGGATGGTACGTGCTTGCAGGTATGATGGTTTGTGGTATCACAACAATCGCCCTAATAACTATGATTCTTAAAGGGGCGGGTTATTTACAAAATGTAAATGATAGTCATATACATGACTTAGCAAAGTTTATGTTTGGATTTAGTATTTTTTGGACTTATTTATGGTTCTCTCAGTTCATGCTTATTTGGTATTCAAATATTCCAGAAGAGGTGACATACTATATCCAACGTATAGAAGACTATAATTTGCCTTTCTTTGGAATGCTTATAATGAACTTCTTATTCCCTTTATTAATACTGATGAACAGTGATTTTAAACGTGTGAATTGGTTTGTCGTTATGGCTGGAATTGTTATATTATTTGGCCATTATGTAGATATTTTCAATATGGTTATGCCAGGAACTGTAGGTCAGGCATGGTCGTTTGGATTTGTAGAGTTGGGATCTCTTATGTTCTTCTTTGGTTTGTTTGTATTGATTGTATTTACATCACTTACAAAACGTCCATTAGAGCCTAAGCGTAATCCACTTATTGAAGAAAGTAAACACTTTCATTATTAGAATATAGATATAAAGAAGTTAGAAAGCAATGACAGGTTTATTAGCACTCATCGTAGTAATTCTATTTGTAGTCACGCTTTGGCAGATGTCAAAGATCTTTAAACTATCACAGTTTAATAAGAAAACCAATAGCGAGACAGCTCAGGTAGCTGACGACAAAGACAACCGCATCAATGGAAAGTTGATGCTATGGTTTGCGATTGTCTTTTATTTCATAATGGCGTACTGTTTTATTAATTACAGTAAATTTTATTTACCGGAAGCATCATCAGAACATGGTGCGGATTATGATAATTTGTTATTTATCTCACTAGCCCTTATTATGTTTGTGCAGGTTATAACTCAAGCATTATTGCATTACTTTGCTTATAAGTACAGTGGGAAGAAAGGCCAGAAAGCTCTTTTTTATGCAGATAATGACAAATTAGAATTTATCTGGACAATTATTCCAGTAATTGTTTTAGCAGGTTTAATTATCTATGGACTTTTCACTTGGTCTGATATTATGAACTTTGATGAGGACGAGGATGCCATAGTAGTGGAGCTATATGCAAAACGTTTTGGATGGCAAGCTAGATATGCAGGAGAAGATAATATTTTAGGTAATGCCAATGTAAGGTTCATTGAAGGTGCAAACACCGTCGGGGTGGATGAGAGTGATGTAGATGCAATGGATGATAAAATCACTACTGAATTACACCTTCCTGTAGGACGTCAAGTGATTTTTAAACTACGTTCTCAAGACGTTCTTCACTCGGCATATATGCCACACTTTAGAGCGCAGATGAACGTAGTGCCAGGAATGATTACTCAGTTTTCATTCACTCCCTCAAAGACTACTTCAGAAATCCGTGATACGGATTATATGAAGGACAAAATGGCTACTATTAAGGAAATTAGAAAAGAAAAGAATAAGGTTTCTATTGCTGCTGGAGACGGTCCAATAGATGCATACGACGAATTTGACTATTACTTGCTATGTAATAAGATTTGTGGAGCTTCGCATTATAATATGCAGATGAAGATTGTTGTTGAGACCCAAGAAGAGTATGATGCTTGGATAGCAGAACAAAAAACATTTGGTAGTTCTATTGCAGCGGCTCAAGAGTAAAAAAAAGAAAAAGAAAAATTAACTAAAGAATCAAGGTATGGCAGCACACGCACCAACAGCAGATCATGGTCATGACGATCACGAGCACCACCACGAGCAAACATTTGTAACGAAATATATCTTTAGTACAGATCACAAGATGATCTCAAAGCAGTACTTAATTACTGGTTTGATAATGGGTATTATCGGTATTGGAATGTCATTGATATTCCGTCTACAACTTGCTTGGCCAGATCACCAATTCACTATCTATGAAGTACTCTTAGGAGACTGGGGTAAGGATGGTGTTATGGATCCAAATATTTATTTAGCACTAATTACGATACACGGAACCATCATGGTGTTCTTTGTACTTACTGCTGGTTTGAGTGGTACATTTAGTAACTTATTAATTCCACTTCAAATTGGGGCTCGAGATATGGCTTCTGGATTTTTGAATATGGTTTCTTATTGGTTGTTTTTCATCTCATCAGTAATTATGGTTCTTTCTCTATTTGTAGAGTCTGGTCCAGCAGCTGCAGGATGGACAATTTACCCTCCATTATCTGCGTTACCTAACAGTATTCCTGCTTCGGGCATGGGTATGACATTGTGGTTAGTATCAATGGCTATTTTCATTGCTTCGTCACTATTAGGATCTTTAAATTATGTAGTAACCGTAATTAATCTACGTACTAAGGGTATGTCTATGACTAGACTTCCTCTTACAATCTGGGCATTCTTCGTAACTGCAATCATTGGTGTTGTTTCATTCCCAGTATTACTTTCTGCGGCATTAATGCTTATTATGGACAGAAGTTTTGGAACATCATTCTTCTTATCTGATATTTATATAGGTGGAGAGGTATTACATAATTCTGGAGGTTCGCCTGTATTATTTGAGCACCTTTTCTGGTTCTTAGGTCACCCAGAAGTATATATAGTATTACTACCGGCATTAGGAATATCGTCTGAGATTATATCAACTAACTCGCGTAAGCCTATTTTTGGTTATCGTGCGATGATTGCTTCTATTCTTGCGATAGCATTCTTGTCTACCATCGTATGGGGTCACCACATGTTTATCTCGGGAATGAACCCATTCTTAGGATCGGTATTTACATTTACAACATTGCTTATTGCGATTCCATCTGCAGTAAAAGCATTTAACTATATAACCACTTTATGGAAAGGTAATCTCCAGTTCAACCCTGGGATGTTATTTTCTATAGGTCTTGTATCTACTTTTATCTCTGGTGGACTTACAGGGATTATTCTTGGAGATTCTACATTAGATATTAACGTTCACGATACGTACTTTGTAGTAGCTCACTTTCACTTGGTGATGGGTATATCTGCGCTTTATGGATTGTTTGCGGGAGTATACCACTGGTTCCCAAAAATGTTTGAAGGTAAGATGATGAACAAGAACTTAGGTTACGTTCACTTCTGGATTACAGTTATAGGAGCGTACGGTATTTTCTTCCCTATGCACTTCATCGGAATGGCGGGATTACCTAGACGTTACTACACGAACTCTGCTTTCCCATATTTTGATGATTTACTAGACGTAAATAAGGCTATAAGTATTTTTGCATTCATAACTGCAGGAGCACAATTAGTATTCTTATATAACTTTATCCATTCTATGTTCTATGGAAAAGTAGGAGCGCAAAACCCTTGGAAGTCTAACACGTTAGAGTGGACTACGGGACATAAGCATATCCACGGTAACTGGGCTGGAGCAATTCCAGAGGTACAACGTTGGCCATATGATTATTCTAAATTGAATAAAGATGGTTCAGATTACGTAATACCTGGTCAAGATTTTATCCCACAGACCATGCCTCTTCAACCTAATGAAGAAGAAATGAATCACTAGATTATAATATTTAGTTTTAAAAACCCACTCTATTGAGTGGGTTTTTTGTTGTTACGCTTTCGCGAAAGCGGACTAATACAATGGAAAATTTTGTGAGTGCTCATTGTTATGTATTCATCATGACCCAACGATATTCCTTATCTTTGATTGAAAGCACCGCTACGTATGAATGAACATTTAGACCCCACAAATGAAGGTTTTTCTAGAGAAGATGTAGATGTCGAAAAGGCATTGAGACCTCTGTCTTTTGATGACTTTGCAGGACAAGATCAGGTGCTGGAAAATCTTAAGATATTTGTTCAAGCTGCAAATCTTAGAGGTGAGGCGCTAGATCATACATTGTTTCATGGTCCTCCAGGTTTAGGTAAAACCACCCTTGCAAATATTCTTGCCAATGAACTTGATGTAAATATCAAGATTACATCAGGTCCTGTACTAGACAAGCCAGGAGATCTTGCGGGTTTACTTACCAATCTTGATGAGAGAGATGTGCTTTTCATTGATGAGATACATAGATTGAGTCCCATAGTAGAAGAGTATCTATACTCAGCTATGGAGGATTATCGTATCGACATTATGATCGAGACCGGTCCTAATGCTCGAAGCGTACAGATCGATCTTGCTCCATTTACATTAGTGGGTGCAACAACTCGTTCTGGACTACTTACAGCGCCTATGCGAGCACGTTTTGGTATCTCAAGTAGATTACAATATTACACTACGGAACTGCTTACTACTATCGTTGAGCGTAGTTCGAGCATATTAGGGGTGCCTATCTCCATGGAAGCCGCTGTTGAGATTGCAGGAAGGAGTAGAGGAACTCCTCGTATTGCAAATGCGTTGTTGAGACGTGTGCGCGATTTTGCTCAGATCAAGGGTAATGGAAGTATAGATATTGCTATTGCAAAATACAGTCTTGAGGCATTAAATGTAGATGCACACGGACTTGATGAGATGGATAATAAAATACTTGCGACCATTATAGATAAGTTTAAGGGTGGTCCTGTGGGGATTACTACACTTGCAACTGCCGTATCTGAGAGTGCAGAGACTATTGAGGAAGTCTACGAGCCATTCCTAATACAACAGGGTTTTATAATGCGTACACCTAGAGGTAGAGAAGTGACCGAAGAAGCTTATAGGCATTTAGGTCGTGTAAAAGGGCCTGTGCAAGGCGGACTGTTTTAATTTTTACTGTGAAGTTGGCAATTATAAAAGTGGAATGATTCATGTTTTTTGAAAGCCTGGGTTATCTTAATATCATGCAAGCCCTATCTTTATAATTGATCTTATAAAACATTATATGCCAGATAAAATTCCAGCAGTATCCGTGTTTAAATTTCTTGCAAATGCAGGAAGTATCCTCAAAAACCCTCTGCCTTTTCATAAAGAAAACTTTGAGTCAAAAGGTGATACTTTTAAACTAAAGCTTGGTTTTGGTAATGATGTCGTCTTTTCAAGAGATCCGGAATTTGCCAAATATGCACTTCAGAAAAATCAGCGGAATTATAGTAAATCACCTATCCAAACTAAAGACTTAGCAAAATATGTTGGGGAAGGTCTGCTTACGGCAGAAGGTGACCACTGGAAAAAACAACGTAAACTCATACAGCCAGCCTTTCATAAAAAGCAACTAGCTCAATTACTTGATGCAATGCATGAGGTAATTAAAGAAGAGCTATTGCGTATTGAAACGCATAAGCCTTTTGATGTATTTGAAGTTTTTAATGATCTTGCATTTATGACTGTCGTTAAGGCATTGTTTAAAACAGATGTAGATCGAGATAAAATTAATAGATTGCAGCACATCACAGAGCAGGCACAAAAGATGCTTGTAAAAGAACTGCGCCAGCCATTTAAGGCATGGTATTTTAAATATGGTGGTGCTATAGATAAGCATCTTGCTCTTACAAAAGAGGCGAGGGTGATTCTAAAGGAACTCGTAAAAGAGCGCAAAGACAGCGGTGACAAGCCAGGTGATTTACTTGATATGCTGCTAGATTCTCAATATGAAGATGGTGGGTTTATGGACAATAAACAGCTTATTGATGAAATTCTCATTTTATTTTCGGCGGGTCATGAGACTACCTCAAATGCACTAACTTTTACAGCAGAGCTGCTTGCTAGAAATCCTATCTGGCAAGATAAAATTTATGAAGAATACGCTTTCGCGAAAGCGAACTCCACAAACCTTAATGAGTTTTTAAGACATTGTACCATTACCAAGCAAGTGCTGGAGGAAACCATGCGTATGTATCCACCGGCATATTTTATAGATCGAGTGAATATTGAAGATGATGATCATAACGGAATGGAGGTTCCTGCAGGTTCTAACTTATTGTTTTCTGTGATAGAGATACATAAGCATAAGGACTTTTGGGAACGAGCAGATCAATTTGATCCTACGAGGTTTGATGATAACGCAGGGATGAAACATCCGGCATATTTTCCTTTTGGCGCAGGACCTAGAATGTGTATAGGGAATAATTTTGCAATGTATGAAATGATCTTAGCTATTACAGAAATGGTTAGTATGTATAAGATTACCCCAAAAAACACACCTATTGAAATTTTACCGCTTATTACCTTAAAGCCTAAAAATGCGTTGCTAGAATTTATACCAAGATAGTAATGATTGAAAATCAAGTAAAACATACCGCCTTCATTAAAGCCGAAGCCACTCGCCTGGGTTTTATGTCTTGTGGTATAAGTAAAGCTGGTTTTCTAGAAGAGGAGGCACCTCGCCTTGAGTCATGGCTTAAGCAAAATATGAATGGCGAGATGCAGTAT includes:
- the ruvB gene encoding Holliday junction branch migration DNA helicase RuvB; the protein is MNEHLDPTNEGFSREDVDVEKALRPLSFDDFAGQDQVLENLKIFVQAANLRGEALDHTLFHGPPGLGKTTLANILANELDVNIKITSGPVLDKPGDLAGLLTNLDERDVLFIDEIHRLSPIVEEYLYSAMEDYRIDIMIETGPNARSVQIDLAPFTLVGATTRSGLLTAPMRARFGISSRLQYYTTELLTTIVERSSSILGVPISMEAAVEIAGRSRGTPRIANALLRRVRDFAQIKGNGSIDIAIAKYSLEALNVDAHGLDEMDNKILATIIDKFKGGPVGITTLATAVSESAETIEEVYEPFLIQQGFIMRTPRGREVTEEAYRHLGRVKGPVQGGLF
- a CDS encoding cytochrome P450, which gives rise to MPDKIPAVSVFKFLANAGSILKNPLPFHKENFESKGDTFKLKLGFGNDVVFSRDPEFAKYALQKNQRNYSKSPIQTKDLAKYVGEGLLTAEGDHWKKQRKLIQPAFHKKQLAQLLDAMHEVIKEELLRIETHKPFDVFEVFNDLAFMTVVKALFKTDVDRDKINRLQHITEQAQKMLVKELRQPFKAWYFKYGGAIDKHLALTKEARVILKELVKERKDSGDKPGDLLDMLLDSQYEDGGFMDNKQLIDEILILFSAGHETTSNALTFTAELLARNPIWQDKIYEEYAFAKANSTNLNEFLRHCTITKQVLEETMRMYPPAYFIDRVNIEDDDHNGMEVPAGSNLLFSVIEIHKHKDFWERADQFDPTRFDDNAGMKHPAYFPFGAGPRMCIGNNFAMYEMILAITEMVSMYKITPKNTPIEILPLITLKPKNALLEFIPR
- a CDS encoding cbb3-type cytochrome c oxidase subunit I, with product MAAHAPTADHGHDDHEHHHEQTFVTKYIFSTDHKMISKQYLITGLIMGIIGIGMSLIFRLQLAWPDHQFTIYEVLLGDWGKDGVMDPNIYLALITIHGTIMVFFVLTAGLSGTFSNLLIPLQIGARDMASGFLNMVSYWLFFISSVIMVLSLFVESGPAAAGWTIYPPLSALPNSIPASGMGMTLWLVSMAIFIASSLLGSLNYVVTVINLRTKGMSMTRLPLTIWAFFVTAIIGVVSFPVLLSAALMLIMDRSFGTSFFLSDIYIGGEVLHNSGGSPVLFEHLFWFLGHPEVYIVLLPALGISSEIISTNSRKPIFGYRAMIASILAIAFLSTIVWGHHMFISGMNPFLGSVFTFTTLLIAIPSAVKAFNYITTLWKGNLQFNPGMLFSIGLVSTFISGGLTGIILGDSTLDINVHDTYFVVAHFHLVMGISALYGLFAGVYHWFPKMFEGKMMNKNLGYVHFWITVIGAYGIFFPMHFIGMAGLPRRYYTNSAFPYFDDLLDVNKAISIFAFITAGAQLVFLYNFIHSMFYGKVGAQNPWKSNTLEWTTGHKHIHGNWAGAIPEVQRWPYDYSKLNKDGSDYVIPGQDFIPQTMPLQPNEEEMNH
- the nrfD gene encoding NrfD/PsrC family molybdoenzyme membrane anchor subunit, translated to MMAHYEAPIRRPLVTGDKTYHDVTLDIVAPVEGRANKSWWIVFSIALVAFLWGIGCIIYTVTNGIGSWGLNKTVGWAWDITNFVWWVGIGHAGTLISAVLLLFRQKWRMAINRSAEAMTIFSVVQAGLFPIIHMGRPWLAYWVLPIPNQFGSLWVNFNSPLLWDVFAISTYLSVSLVFWWTGLLPDFAMIRDRAVKPFQKKIYSLLAFGWSGRAKDWQRFEEVSLVLAGLATPLVLSVHTIVSFDFATSVIPGWHTTIFPPYFVAGAVFSGFAMVNTLLIIMRKVVSLEAYITVQHIELMNIVIMITGSIVGVAYITELFMAWYSGVEYEQYAFLNRATGPYAWSYWAMMTCNVFSPQFMWFPKLRRSIMFSFIISIVVNIGMWFERFVIIVTSLHRDYLPSSWTMFSPTFVDIGIFIGTIGFFFVLFLLYARTFPVIAQAEVKTIMKSSGERYKKLRESGQSLVGTGADPRTSGGPVKINLDGAYIAKPQEVSEGETIIAEDNHGAVSLTDRLGSFDAATQKADDLKVINGIGPKMEEKLNVLGIYTYEQVSRMTSSEYSLLDNLTGSFPGRAERDDWAGQANNLK
- a CDS encoding cytochrome c oxidase subunit II; translation: MTGLLALIVVILFVVTLWQMSKIFKLSQFNKKTNSETAQVADDKDNRINGKLMLWFAIVFYFIMAYCFINYSKFYLPEASSEHGADYDNLLFISLALIMFVQVITQALLHYFAYKYSGKKGQKALFYADNDKLEFIWTIIPVIVLAGLIIYGLFTWSDIMNFDEDEDAIVVELYAKRFGWQARYAGEDNILGNANVRFIEGANTVGVDESDVDAMDDKITTELHLPVGRQVIFKLRSQDVLHSAYMPHFRAQMNVVPGMITQFSFTPSKTTSEIRDTDYMKDKMATIKEIRKEKNKVSIAAGDGPIDAYDEFDYYLLCNKICGASHYNMQMKIVVETQEEYDAWIAEQKTFGSSIAAAQE
- a CDS encoding DUF3341 domain-containing protein, encoding MASTVIHAIYTDDDILMNAVKEVKKKHLHINDIFTPFPVHGLDKAMGLAPTRLAITAFLYGCVGITVATLMMNFIMIEDWPQNIGGKPSFSYIENMPAFVPIMFELTVFFAAHLMVITFYLRSRLWPFKKAENPDVRTTDDHFLMEIDATGKDGEELANFLVTTGAVEINLIANEA
- a CDS encoding c-type cytochrome, with the translated sequence MKNISKIAILLIAFASVISCQDDNKPNYQYMPNMYESVGYETYGKYEVFPDGYEALEPAEGSVMRGWMPYDFENTPEGKASAKADLKNPLPLTEDNYVKGNELYNIYCSICHGVKGDGKGNLAKREKILGVPAYNDAGRAITEGSVYHVMYYGINSMGSYASQMTEDELWMVDHYVMGLKDALDGKPQREFTASEIISEMTEGKIDTDLNEGAVDAIPGPESEPMNAQGNEQN